One genomic segment of Rubrobacter aplysinae includes these proteins:
- a CDS encoding EthD family reductase — translation MHKLTVLYHHPEDPEAFDQYYETTHVPIAENIPDVKHFESGRLLATPDGEEPQYHRIAELWFESADQLQESMGSPEGLAATGDIANFATRGVTSFISEVE, via the coding sequence ATGCACAAGCTGACCGTGCTCTACCATCATCCGGAGGACCCGGAGGCCTTCGACCAATACTACGAGACCACCCATGTTCCCATAGCCGAGAACATACCGGACGTAAAGCACTTCGAGTCCGGCCGGCTGCTGGCCACGCCCGACGGTGAGGAGCCCCAGTATCACCGGATCGCGGAACTCTGGTTCGAGAGCGCGGACCAGCTTCAGGAAAGCATGGGCTCCCCGGAAGGCCTGGCCGCGACCGGCGACATAGCCAACTTCGCCACCAGGGGCGTAACCTCGTTCATCTCGGAGGTGGAATAG
- a CDS encoding M15 family metallopeptidase, which translates to MLVSGAGCAAEIPSSLGNIESSRDSGPDKDLPATVPEQSSEWEAIREVYEPYWARNSGSGGTALPDRQGSNREGAETGEGDKVADATDASDAADASPAGSPDELLVVVDRHNGLPPGYEPDKLVLLHPRNVPTLGGGSMKLREPAARAASRMIGAARKDGIELLVSSAYRSYEAQVVSYGRLTAIYGERAKNFSAPPGHSEHQLGTVIDVSNSDTNYRLIQHFGETAASEWLHHNAASYGFVLSYPREAEEHTGYSWEPWHYRYIGKENARLYEEGDYASPQSFFRERSGTPETE; encoded by the coding sequence TTGCTAGTATCGGGAGCGGGCTGCGCCGCAGAGATTCCAAGCTCCCTCGGCAACATAGAGTCATCCCGGGATAGCGGTCCGGATAAGGACCTCCCAGCCACTGTACCGGAACAATCCTCAGAGTGGGAGGCGATACGAGAGGTCTACGAGCCCTACTGGGCCCGGAATAGCGGCTCCGGCGGAACGGCTCTCCCGGATAGGCAGGGCTCTAACCGGGAGGGGGCAGAGACCGGCGAGGGAGATAAAGTCGCGGACGCTACGGATGCCTCGGATGCCGCGGATGCCTCACCAGCCGGGAGCCCCGACGAGCTACTGGTGGTCGTGGACCGTCACAACGGCCTGCCCCCCGGCTACGAGCCGGACAAGCTCGTCTTACTGCACCCGCGCAACGTCCCGACCCTCGGTGGCGGCAGCATGAAGCTCCGGGAGCCGGCAGCGCGTGCCGCCTCGCGGATGATCGGGGCCGCCCGCAAAGACGGTATCGAGCTTCTGGTCTCCTCGGCCTATAGGTCCTACGAGGCGCAGGTGGTCTCTTACGGGAGGCTGACCGCGATCTACGGTGAGCGGGCAAAGAACTTCAGCGCCCCGCCGGGTCACAGCGAGCATCAGCTCGGCACCGTCATAGACGTTTCCAACTCCGACACGAACTACCGTCTCATACAGCACTTCGGGGAGACGGCGGCCTCGGAGTGGCTGCATCACAACGCGGCGTCCTATGGCTTCGTGCTCTCGTATCCGCGGGAGGCCGAGGAGCACACCGGCTACAGCTGGGAGCCCTGGCATTACAGGTACATCGGAAAAGAGAACGCCCGGCTATACGAAGAGGGCGACTACGCCAGCCCGCAGAGTTTCTTCCGGGAGAGAAGCGGGACGCCCGAGACGGAGTAA
- a CDS encoding 2'-5' RNA ligase family protein, which yields MSTNPTASPLILTAKFDEVSQARLDGLRERYFPPERNMIPAHLSLFNQLPAGMTGLIPDLEEACALRGRVEGRFDGLKFLGKGVAYTLDAPRLVELRKKLAREWEPWLAPQDRQKLSPHVTIQNKVDPQTARDLHARLTATFEPFETVIEGVSLWRYLGGPWEPVRDLYFSG from the coding sequence ATGTCCACTAACCCCACGGCCAGCCCCCTGATACTCACGGCGAAGTTCGACGAGGTCTCGCAGGCCCGTCTGGACGGGCTGCGTGAGCGGTACTTTCCGCCGGAGCGAAATATGATCCCGGCCCACCTCTCGCTCTTCAATCAGCTACCGGCAGGGATGACGGGCCTCATCCCCGACCTGGAGGAGGCCTGTGCGCTCCGGGGGAGGGTCGAGGGCCGGTTCGACGGGCTGAAATTCCTCGGAAAAGGGGTTGCCTATACTCTGGACGCCCCCCGGCTGGTCGAGCTCAGGAAGAAGCTGGCCCGCGAGTGGGAGCCCTGGCTGGCGCCCCAGGACCGCCAGAAGCTCTCGCCGCACGTAACCATCCAGAACAAGGTGGATCCGCAGACCGCCAGGGACCTCCACGCCCGCCTCACCGCCACCTTCGAGCCCTTCGAGACGGTCATAGAAGGCGTATCGCTCTGGCGGTACCTGGGTGGGCCCTGGGAGCCCGTGCGGGACCTCTACTTTAGCGGGTAA
- a CDS encoding PIG-L deacetylase family protein codes for MNNNARNRSPAALFVSPHLDDVAFSCGGTAARLSRLGWRVTLATVFAASVPEPGGFALACQTDKGIPETVDYMELRRAEDAAACRELGADPVHLAHPEAPHRGYESAEELFSGVLPGDEAHLAAGESLAALIRDTEPELVFAPQGLGGHVDHLQVIRALGALAETGRILQSQAPRTLYYRDTPYALRAPEATPRVPTPPEVSETGVVMRNELEDKLRACGAYESQLGFQFGGVGEMGRDLEEFSLSEGRRLGYGAPAEAFLAGPVALEALGDAVGGAHEV; via the coding sequence GTGAATAACAACGCGCGTAACAGGTCTCCGGCCGCGCTGTTCGTCTCGCCCCACCTGGACGACGTGGCCTTCTCCTGCGGCGGCACGGCGGCCCGGCTCTCCCGGCTCGGCTGGCGCGTTACGCTCGCCACGGTCTTTGCCGCGAGCGTGCCGGAGCCCGGCGGCTTCGCCCTCGCGTGCCAGACGGACAAGGGGATACCAGAGACGGTGGACTACATGGAGCTCAGACGCGCCGAGGATGCGGCGGCGTGCCGGGAGCTCGGGGCGGATCCCGTACACCTCGCGCACCCGGAGGCCCCCCACCGGGGCTACGAGAGCGCGGAGGAGCTCTTCTCCGGGGTTCTCCCCGGCGATGAGGCCCACCTGGCGGCCGGGGAGAGCCTCGCCGCACTGATACGGGATACCGAGCCGGAGCTGGTCTTCGCGCCCCAGGGTCTCGGGGGGCACGTGGATCACTTGCAGGTGATCCGGGCTCTGGGCGCTCTGGCTGAAACGGGACGGATACTACAGAGCCAGGCCCCCCGCACGCTCTACTACCGGGACACTCCCTACGCCCTGCGCGCCCCGGAGGCGACGCCGCGGGTACCCACGCCCCCGGAGGTCTCCGAGACGGGCGTCGTAATGCGGAATGAGCTGGAGGACAAGCTCCGGGCCTGCGGGGCATACGAAAGCCAGCTCGGGTTCCAGTTCGGCGGCGTTGGGGAGATGGGTCGGGATTTGGAGGAGTTCTCTCTCTCCGAAGGCCGCCGCCTGGGTTACGGGGCCCCGGCAGAGGCTTTCCTCGCCGGTCCGGTGGCGCTGGAGGCTTTAGGAGACGCCGTGGGCGGGGCACACGAGGTGTAA
- a CDS encoding glycosyltransferase family 4 protein has translation MRVCFVSRRFFPAVSGMSVYAANLLRELVEQGHDVTLVSQYRDGPEGRGVYGGGPPPEVPGVRVIGLEAVGEREGGDFERDIRNMVQTITAEHEREPFDIIHAQYGYPTGLAALEASAETGVPNVVSIQGGDGHWVGSCCGTHARAMQAVLGHAGALLIGSRSFAEEVHENHGVPPDSFMVIPGAVDTRRFHPADERVVGRVPESPTLLYHGRVDARKGILDLLRAMSLLSEEGRNDFGLVVSGIGPDVESAKDLASDLGLSGRVEFAGYTPYDETPEVYRKAEVFVSPTHAEGFSNTILEAMATGLPIVSTRAVGVVDCLTDGEDALLVEPGDHEALASSIGRVLDDPGLRRRLAENALAEARNVYAWPAIAERIQEVYRLLVGTPPDTGWTLDDTVETCRFREAPHLL, from the coding sequence ATGAGAGTTTGCTTTGTGTCGCGGCGGTTTTTCCCCGCCGTGTCGGGCATGAGCGTGTACGCCGCCAACCTGCTGCGCGAGCTCGTGGAGCAGGGCCACGACGTTACGCTGGTCAGCCAGTACCGCGACGGCCCGGAAGGCCGGGGCGTGTACGGCGGCGGGCCGCCGCCGGAGGTACCGGGGGTGCGGGTGATCGGGCTAGAAGCCGTCGGCGAGCGCGAGGGCGGGGACTTCGAGCGCGACATCCGAAACATGGTCCAGACTATAACGGCCGAGCACGAGCGGGAGCCTTTCGACATCATTCACGCCCAGTACGGCTACCCCACGGGCCTGGCCGCGCTGGAGGCCTCCGCCGAGACGGGAGTGCCGAACGTGGTCTCCATCCAGGGCGGCGACGGACACTGGGTCGGTAGCTGCTGCGGCACCCACGCCAGGGCCATGCAGGCGGTGCTGGGCCACGCCGGGGCGCTTCTCATAGGCTCCCGCTCCTTCGCCGAAGAGGTACACGAGAACCACGGCGTCCCGCCGGACTCCTTCATGGTAATCCCCGGCGCGGTGGACACTCGCAGGTTCCACCCCGCGGACGAGAGAGTAGTGGGCCGTGTACCAGAGAGCCCCACCCTGCTGTATCACGGCCGGGTGGACGCCCGGAAAGGGATTCTGGATCTCCTCCGGGCAATGTCTCTGCTCTCGGAAGAGGGTAGGAACGACTTCGGGCTCGTGGTCAGCGGTATCGGGCCGGACGTGGAGAGCGCGAAGGACCTGGCCTCGGATCTCGGCCTGTCCGGGCGGGTGGAGTTTGCCGGATACACCCCCTACGACGAGACGCCGGAGGTCTACAGGAAAGCCGAGGTCTTCGTCTCGCCCACCCACGCCGAGGGGTTCTCGAACACCATCCTGGAGGCGATGGCCACGGGCCTCCCGATAGTCTCGACGAGGGCCGTCGGGGTGGTGGACTGCCTGACAGACGGAGAGGACGCGCTGCTCGTCGAGCCCGGCGACCACGAGGCCCTGGCCTCATCTATAGGCCGGGTGCTGGACGATCCGGGACTGCGGCGGCGCCTGGCGGAGAACGCGCTCGCCGAGGCCCGGAACGTCTACGCCTGGCCCGCTATAGCGGAGCGTATACAGGAAGTCTACCGTTTGCTCGTCGGCACCCCGCCGGACACGGGCTGGACCCTGGACGATACCGTGGAGACCTGCCGGTTCCGGGAGGCCCCGCATCTCCTCTAG
- a CDS encoding sugar phosphate isomerase/epimerase family protein gives MSLSGPPSSSSSQESPPGLRYAYNTNGAQNHRLEDALDLISGSGYDGVALTLDHHHLDPFAPGLVRRADRLSSRLSRLGLGVVVETGARFLLDPRRKHEPTLVTPDPDARGLRLDFLYRALEVGAATGAEAVSFWSGVPWPGDDPGEAWRRLAEGVGLVLERASELGVTAAFEPEPGMLVETPDGYARLAGEIEKLSGGVSESLSLALDTGHCLVTGEREPEEAVREFAGSLGTVSIEDMPRGVHEHRPFGEGDMDVPAVLGALRKVGFGRLVCVELSRESHRAHEEIPGSLAALREAETRVEYGSGGLEFR, from the coding sequence TTGAGCCTATCGGGGCCACCATCGAGCTCATCGAGCCAGGAGAGTCCACCGGGCCTGCGATATGCCTACAACACCAACGGGGCCCAGAACCACCGGCTAGAAGATGCTCTGGACCTCATCTCCGGGTCCGGCTACGACGGCGTCGCCCTCACCCTGGACCACCATCACCTCGACCCGTTCGCCCCGGGCCTCGTCCGGCGCGCAGACCGGCTCTCCTCCCGGCTCTCCCGGCTCGGCCTCGGGGTGGTAGTAGAGACCGGGGCCCGCTTCCTGCTGGACCCGCGCCGCAAGCACGAGCCGACCCTCGTGACCCCGGACCCGGACGCCCGCGGCCTCCGGCTGGACTTTCTGTACCGGGCCCTCGAAGTCGGGGCGGCGACCGGCGCCGAGGCCGTCTCTTTCTGGTCCGGAGTGCCGTGGCCCGGCGACGACCCCGGCGAGGCGTGGCGGCGGCTGGCGGAGGGCGTCGGCCTGGTGCTGGAGAGGGCCTCGGAGCTCGGGGTAACCGCGGCCTTCGAGCCAGAGCCCGGGATGCTAGTCGAGACCCCGGACGGTTACGCGCGCCTCGCCGGAGAGATAGAGAAGCTTTCAGGAGGGGTTTCAGAGAGCCTTTCGCTGGCGCTCGATACCGGACACTGCCTGGTGACCGGAGAGCGTGAACCAGAAGAGGCGGTGCGGGAGTTCGCCGGGAGCCTTGGCACCGTATCTATAGAAGATATGCCGCGCGGGGTACACGAGCACCGGCCCTTCGGAGAGGGTGATATGGACGTCCCGGCGGTGCTCGGCGCGCTCAGGAAGGTCGGCTTCGGGCGGCTGGTCTGCGTGGAGCTCTCCCGCGAGTCGCACCGGGCGCACGAGGAGATACCGGGGTCGCTCGCCGCGCTCAGGGAGGCGGAGACGAGAGTGGAGTACGGGAGTGGAGGTCTGGAGTTCCGATGA
- a CDS encoding YcaO-like family protein: MSDLSEAGNLPGEQTVAPYRRSLPPGAEAEFEISGLDHLGVPVWSAALWPESGPFTNGIGYGTTRGAARTSAHGEMFESVNAWRTFSTLPRTRGSYEELVSERGPRGVLDPREACLPAGSDYTPQTELEWVPARRHPGGEEVLVPVELAASRFADLGGSPPPEECLTTPITNGLGAGPTFAHALSHALLELVQRDGNSVSYRALDQGIAVDLDGVEDRQARELLRMIAGGGVDVTVKLAETDLGIANFYAVGEDREPGEPGGGVHPLTVTACGEAAHPDREIALRKCLAEFCAARARKPFNHGPLSPIHAISPPGYVERFRGQPLGSEEDRSLEATLDWLSRSYGELRDLISDPVLTVRSRTALSGVPTLGMDEEAPDYRERLLEVVVDRLSKAGLEVLYLDLSPEDGGARAVKALVPGLEVETLSYGRIGPRNLRRLLDRGSDLVITGGPGGRPGAHRILLPPQAEAELGPAWLDYEAVERTVGNLYPLYREPGRHVAALAAEERGIC; the protein is encoded by the coding sequence TTGAGCGATTTGAGTGAGGCCGGGAACTTACCCGGAGAACAGACGGTAGCACCGTACCGCCGGTCCCTCCCCCCCGGCGCGGAGGCGGAGTTCGAGATCTCGGGCCTCGACCACCTCGGCGTCCCGGTGTGGTCTGCGGCGCTGTGGCCCGAGAGCGGTCCCTTCACGAACGGCATAGGCTACGGGACCACGCGTGGAGCAGCCCGCACCAGCGCCCACGGCGAGATGTTCGAGTCCGTGAACGCCTGGCGCACCTTCTCCACCCTGCCCCGGACGCGCGGCTCCTACGAGGAACTCGTCTCCGAGCGCGGCCCGCGCGGGGTCCTGGACCCCCGTGAGGCCTGCCTGCCCGCCGGCAGCGACTATACGCCGCAGACCGAGCTCGAGTGGGTCCCGGCCCGCCGCCATCCCGGCGGCGAGGAGGTGCTGGTCCCGGTAGAGCTCGCGGCGAGCCGGTTCGCGGACCTCGGCGGTAGCCCGCCCCCCGAAGAGTGCCTGACCACCCCGATCACGAACGGCCTCGGGGCCGGTCCGACCTTCGCCCACGCCCTCTCCCACGCCCTGCTGGAGCTCGTCCAACGCGACGGCAACAGCGTCTCATACCGGGCGCTGGACCAGGGTATCGCGGTGGATCTCGACGGCGTCGAAGACCGTCAGGCGCGGGAGCTCCTAAGGATGATCGCCGGCGGCGGCGTGGACGTTACCGTAAAGCTCGCGGAGACCGACCTCGGGATAGCGAACTTCTACGCAGTCGGCGAGGACCGGGAGCCCGGAGAGCCGGGAGGCGGTGTGCATCCGCTCACGGTCACGGCCTGCGGCGAAGCGGCCCACCCGGACCGGGAGATCGCGCTGCGCAAATGCCTGGCGGAGTTCTGCGCGGCCCGGGCCAGAAAACCCTTCAACCACGGTCCGCTCTCCCCGATACACGCCATCTCCCCGCCCGGATACGTCGAGAGGTTCCGCGGGCAGCCACTAGGCAGCGAGGAGGACCGCTCGCTGGAGGCGACGCTCGACTGGCTCTCTCGCTCTTACGGAGAGTTGAGGGATCTCATCTCAGACCCGGTGCTCACGGTCCGTTCCCGCACGGCGCTCTCCGGCGTCCCGACGCTCGGGATGGACGAGGAGGCGCCGGACTACCGGGAGCGGCTGCTGGAGGTGGTCGTGGACCGGCTCTCGAAGGCCGGGCTGGAGGTGCTGTATCTGGACCTCTCACCGGAGGACGGCGGGGCCCGGGCCGTCAAGGCGCTCGTCCCGGGGCTCGAGGTAGAGACCCTGAGCTACGGCCGCATCGGGCCGCGAAACCTCCGCCGGCTCCTCGACCGTGGCAGCGACCTCGTGATAACCGGCGGCCCCGGCGGGCGTCCCGGAGCCCACCGTATACTGCTCCCGCCGCAGGCGGAGGCCGAGCTCGGCCCGGCCTGGCTAGATTACGAGGCGGTGGAGCGCACCGTCGGGAACCTGTATCCGCTGTACCGGGAGCCGGGCCGCCACGTCGCCGCGCTCGCCGCCGAGGAGCGTGGGATCTGTTGA
- a CDS encoding MBL fold metallo-hydrolase gives MTEPGSQPHAGPRGTPHGSRIPADWPREAELQAYVCTNCGFWQKRFERPATCPLCEDFRHVLPERGFEFLDAGEAAERSRCSWSEVRPGVWRYSLDTPLGISPSGYVLVRLEGNVAFEASALYDDGALDHIESLGGVAYASASHPHTYGALWRLAERFGCEVAIHREDLGWARAFGVTLPFDAALDLPGGLRLINTGGHFAGHSVLHDPGNRRLYIGDAVKLELAGSDPEGRTADGISTHKAFVRRIPLTPDEAHRYREVFSGLGFDETFTPFEQCTNVGEREVLALLDAQLERRPFVEVLPL, from the coding sequence GTGACGGAGCCCGGATCGCAGCCTCACGCCGGCCCCCGCGGCACGCCCCACGGCTCCCGCATACCGGCCGACTGGCCGCGGGAGGCGGAGTTACAGGCCTACGTCTGCACCAACTGCGGCTTCTGGCAGAAACGCTTCGAGCGCCCGGCCACTTGTCCCCTGTGCGAGGACTTCCGCCACGTGCTCCCCGAGCGGGGCTTCGAGTTTCTGGACGCCGGGGAGGCGGCGGAGAGGTCCCGCTGCAGTTGGAGTGAGGTGAGGCCCGGCGTCTGGAGGTACAGTCTGGATACGCCGCTCGGCATCTCACCTTCGGGGTACGTGCTCGTCCGGCTGGAGGGAAACGTGGCATTCGAGGCCTCTGCCCTGTACGACGACGGGGCTCTCGATCACATCGAGTCCCTGGGCGGCGTGGCGTACGCCTCGGCGTCTCATCCCCACACCTACGGCGCGTTGTGGCGGCTTGCCGAGCGTTTCGGCTGCGAGGTCGCCATACACCGCGAGGACCTCGGCTGGGCCAGGGCCTTCGGGGTAACCCTGCCCTTCGACGCCGCGCTCGACCTCCCCGGCGGCCTCCGCCTCATAAATACCGGCGGCCACTTCGCCGGCCACTCGGTCCTCCACGACCCCGGTAACCGCAGGCTATATATAGGAGACGCCGTGAAGCTGGAGCTAGCCGGATCGGACCCGGAGGGTAGGACCGCCGACGGCATCTCGACCCACAAGGCGTTCGTCCGGCGCATACCGCTCACCCCGGACGAGGCGCACCGCTACAGGGAGGTCTTCTCCGGTCTAGGGTTCGACGAGACCTTTACCCCGTTCGAGCAGTGTACGAACGTCGGCGAGCGGGAGGTGCTCGCGCTGCTAGACGCCCAGCTAGAGAGGAGACCTTTCGTGGAGGTGTTGCCGCTTTGA
- a CDS encoding Gfo/Idh/MocA family protein, translating into MAGSTQTLGWGIAGCGWVARDFVAPAVTEARNADPVALLDPSPGALSATGKLAPQASRHTDLGEFLSGPGLDAVYVATPNHLHREIVEAAAAAGKHVLCEKPLAPALPDAEAMAAACRRAGVVLSTAFDQRFHAAHRRLRRLVSEGALGTVCSVRIHYACWLPPEWSEDNWRADPGRAGGGALTDLAPHGLDLVQYLLDESLESVSARLQRRVFDYPVEDGAALVGNTGSGVLFLQHVSYSTPEVYPRRTLEVSGTRALAVTTDTLGQEPGGTLELVRASDGSRERVEIPSEENLSPFTGQIESFSRTILEGREPDHGPERDLHTMRLLEEAASAIPSGSPESSSQKKIQKTKEKTKEKTKGETA; encoded by the coding sequence GTGGCCGGCTCAACGCAGACCCTGGGCTGGGGCATCGCGGGCTGCGGCTGGGTCGCCAGAGACTTCGTCGCGCCGGCCGTCACGGAGGCCCGGAACGCGGACCCGGTCGCGCTCCTCGACCCCTCGCCCGGGGCCCTGTCCGCGACCGGAAAGCTTGCGCCACAGGCGAGCCGGCACACGGACCTCGGGGAGTTCCTGTCCGGGCCCGGGCTGGACGCGGTGTACGTCGCCACGCCGAACCACCTGCACCGGGAGATTGTGGAGGCCGCCGCCGCCGCGGGCAAGCACGTCCTGTGCGAGAAGCCGCTGGCACCGGCGCTACCGGACGCGGAGGCGATGGCCGCCGCCTGCCGGCGGGCGGGCGTGGTCCTCTCGACCGCCTTCGACCAGCGGTTCCATGCGGCGCACCGCAGGCTGCGGAGGCTCGTCTCGGAGGGGGCGCTGGGCACGGTCTGCTCGGTACGCATACATTACGCCTGCTGGCTGCCCCCGGAGTGGTCCGAGGACAACTGGCGGGCGGATCCGGGCCGCGCCGGCGGCGGTGCCCTCACGGATCTCGCCCCGCATGGTCTCGACCTCGTCCAGTATCTCCTGGACGAGAGTCTGGAGTCGGTGAGCGCCCGCCTGCAGCGCCGGGTCTTCGACTATCCGGTGGAGGACGGCGCGGCGCTGGTGGGAAACACCGGCAGCGGCGTCCTGTTCCTGCAGCACGTCTCCTACAGCACGCCGGAGGTCTACCCGAGGCGCACGCTCGAAGTGTCCGGCACCCGCGCGCTCGCCGTCACCACGGACACCCTGGGCCAGGAGCCCGGCGGCACCCTGGAGCTCGTCCGGGCATCCGACGGGTCACGCGAGCGGGTGGAGATACCCTCCGAAGAGAACCTCTCGCCGTTCACCGGCCAGATCGAGTCCTTCTCCCGCACCATACTCGAGGGCCGGGAGCCCGACCACGGGCCGGAGCGGGACCTCCACACCATGAGGCTCCTGGAGGAGGCGGCTTCAGCCATACCATCCGGTAGCCCGGAGAGTTCTAGCCAGAAGAAAATACAGAAGACAAAAGAGAAGACAAAAGAGAAGACAAAAGGAGAGACAGCGTGA
- a CDS encoding class I SAM-dependent methyltransferase, protein MGNPVFIPTWADASLSSPETGRPLYRRGPFLTDGSGGERWPVVEEIPYLRAGRKELLERVNAALDRGDHDAALAGLLRDQDDWAPTSPPSPQSVRAAVSVADAGGPAREVMHYLGFGPVADYFSYRLSDPVYLAGLCLIQTGWDAPQSSFELACGIGHYTRELSRRGIEATAGDVVFAKLWLARRYLVPEAKLVCFDASRRFPVEDGSADLALCQDAFYFLPDKPHVAAELGRIAGDDGTIVIGHSHNAAVENFSSGEPAGVARHLELFPGSTLYDDAELTEAAVAGRDPTPREAGELSRSEAVSLVRSGSRSSSRPRRAPDLLLPPPGTPLRLNPLYKDLGEGSHVLGWPSGHYEEEYAPRSGYLPERISPSETVLREGAEEGVGASPEIDRLVRHRVLLDLPEGM, encoded by the coding sequence TTGGGTAATCCCGTATTTATCCCCACCTGGGCCGACGCGTCACTCTCCAGCCCGGAGACCGGACGGCCCCTCTACCGCCGAGGCCCTTTCCTCACGGATGGCTCCGGCGGCGAGCGTTGGCCCGTGGTCGAGGAGATACCGTACCTGCGCGCGGGCCGCAAAGAGCTTCTGGAACGCGTCAACGCCGCACTCGACCGGGGAGATCATGACGCGGCGCTCGCCGGGCTCTTACGAGATCAGGACGACTGGGCCCCCACCTCCCCGCCCTCCCCTCAAAGCGTGCGGGCCGCCGTATCAGTGGCGGACGCCGGCGGTCCGGCCAGAGAGGTAATGCATTATCTGGGCTTCGGCCCGGTGGCCGACTACTTCTCCTACAGGCTCTCGGACCCCGTCTACCTCGCCGGCCTGTGTCTCATACAGACCGGCTGGGACGCCCCGCAGAGCTCGTTCGAGCTGGCCTGCGGCATCGGACATTACACCCGCGAGCTCTCCCGGCGCGGGATCGAGGCCACCGCCGGAGACGTGGTCTTCGCCAAGCTGTGGCTCGCCCGCCGCTACCTGGTGCCGGAGGCGAAGCTGGTGTGCTTCGACGCCTCCCGCCGCTTCCCCGTGGAGGATGGCTCGGCGGACCTCGCGCTGTGCCAGGACGCCTTCTACTTTTTGCCGGATAAGCCTCACGTGGCGGCCGAGCTCGGCCGGATCGCCGGAGACGACGGAACCATTGTAATAGGACATTCACACAATGCGGCGGTAGAAAACTTCTCATCCGGAGAGCCGGCGGGCGTCGCCCGGCACCTGGAGCTCTTCCCGGGATCCACGCTCTACGACGACGCAGAGCTCACGGAAGCCGCTGTGGCCGGGCGAGACCCCACGCCGCGAGAAGCCGGGGAGCTCTCCCGGAGCGAGGCGGTGAGCCTCGTTAGGTCCGGCTCCAGATCCAGCTCGCGTCCGCGGCGGGCGCCGGATCTCCTGCTCCCGCCACCCGGCACGCCGCTCCGTCTGAACCCGCTCTACAAGGACCTGGGCGAGGGGTCCCACGTGCTGGGGTGGCCGTCAGGGCACTACGAAGAGGAGTATGCGCCGCGGTCCGGCTACCTCCCGGAGCGGATCTCCCCCAGCGAGACAGTTCTCAGGGAGGGCGCGGAAGAGGGAGTCGGGGCCTCGCCCGAGATAGACCGGCTCGTCCGCCACCGGGTTCTCCTGGATCTACCGGAGGGGATGTAG